A single region of the Chitinophaga niabensis genome encodes:
- a CDS encoding beta/alpha barrel domain-containing protein has protein sequence MTPQPDIILKAFESSKIVPVFYHDDPEVCCDVMRACYEGGIRVFEFTNRGENARQNFARLRDLKTTTMPDLYLGIGTIKSAADAKTFTEMGADFIVSPIVDIETGSYCQSQNIFWVPGCMTPSEIAVAEKNGATLVKLFPGSSLGPGFVKAIKPLFPTTRFMPTGGVEPEQSNLQTWFDAGVVCVGMGSNLLAKSTIENKDWKGLSAKVAQTFAFIRALQ, from the coding sequence ATGACACCACAGCCAGATATTATTTTAAAAGCATTTGAATCCTCCAAAATAGTACCGGTATTCTATCATGATGATCCGGAAGTTTGTTGCGATGTAATGCGTGCCTGTTATGAAGGAGGGATCCGTGTATTTGAATTCACCAACCGCGGAGAAAATGCAAGGCAGAACTTTGCCCGCCTGCGCGATCTGAAAACTACCACCATGCCGGATCTGTATCTCGGTATCGGTACCATCAAAAGTGCAGCGGATGCAAAGACCTTTACGGAAATGGGAGCGGACTTTATTGTGAGTCCGATCGTGGATATTGAAACAGGAAGTTATTGCCAGTCACAGAACATTTTCTGGGTACCAGGCTGTATGACGCCGTCTGAAATAGCGGTGGCAGAAAAGAACGGTGCCACACTCGTTAAATTATTCCCCGGCAGCTCCTTGGGGCCGGGTTTTGTAAAAGCCATCAAACCCTTATTCCCCACTACCCGATTTATGCCAACCGGGGGAGTGGAACCGGAACAAAGTAACCTGCAAACCTGGTTTGATGCAGGAGTAGTGTGTGTAGGCATGGGGTCTAATCTCCTGGCTAAATCCACTATTGAAAACAAGGACTGGAAAGGATTGAGTGCAAAAGTGGCGCAAACGTTT